From the Lathyrus oleraceus cultivar Zhongwan6 chromosome 3, CAAS_Psat_ZW6_1.0, whole genome shotgun sequence genome, the window tttatatcATATAATAAATTTAGTGTCTTTTTACTGGAGCATAATATAAAACTATTTATTAGATGTACACATGTAAATGTTTagtcaaaatttatttttaaatttattttattcATTGAATAAAAGAATGTAATGAATATGCAATGACAATTTTGCACAGTTGTCTAATGAGAAAtaaacaaattttaaatattaaaatacttttaaaatttaaatatgATTTCACTGAATAGAAGGATTGATTGATAATATAATATGAAATTAATTACTATGCATGTCAGGGTAAAATGTTTTACACAATCGATTTATCAccatcaccatcacccgtttgcattactttatagatttttaaaataaaagtcaaacttgtttcaacatccaacggttatgattaactgacagtgtaacAGTATCGGTGTATTTAAATTAAATCTATGAAATATTTTACACTGAGATGCATATGTTTAGTCAATATTTACTCAAATGAGTTTGAGTAATATTCAAGTAATCATAAACCATAGTTAATAGTTTCATTGAACAGTGTAAGTATAGATATCTCATATCCTCTAATATAACAGTCCCAGCTCTAACAGTAGCAGATGCATAGATATTACAATGAACCATCCACCATCTAAGCCGGCGCGGCGCCCAACCAATGCCTCTCCATCGCCGGTAACTTTTCCTAGCGACCTTATCGTCGAAGTACTCTCCTTACTTGATGTGAAATCTGTTATGCGAATGAGATGCGTAAGTAAGTTTTGTAACTCCCTCTATACTGATCATATCTTTGTGAAGTTGCATTTTAACCGATCTCTACAAGAACCTCACCTAGCACTTGTCACTACCGATTATGACACTTTCAGAATCGTACCTTACTCCGTAAGCAATTTACTCGAGAATCCTCCGATCACCCTCGCCGATGACCCTTGCTACGTTATCGACAACTATTTCTACCCGTTGGATCTCGTCCACCAGGTGATCGGTTCTTGCAATGGATTGATATGTCTCCTTAGTTATTCTGATATCGATTCATTCTTTTGGTTAAGTTTCTGGAACCCATCCACAAGAGCAATGTCTAAACAACTAGGGTTTAATTTTGGCCTTCTTAATGACCCTACATCTTTCAAGTTCTCGTTTGGTTATGATAATTCAACCAACAGTTATAAGGTAGTGATGTTAAAATTTCATAGCGACAAATTAATGATAGTTGAGGCAAAAGTTTTTAGTGTGGCTGATAATGTTTGGAGAGAGATTCAAAATTTCCCCGCAGTTCCTTTTCAGATGATCGAATTTCGCCATCAGGTAAACAATGGAGTGTACTTGAATGGAACTCTTAACTGGTTGGCTATTTTTGATTTCAAGGTTACTTATGTCGAAGTGGTTATTTCGCTTGATCTCGGAACGGAGACATACAAGCAGATACATCTGCCTCCTAGTTTCGATGAGAAGCCTTATGTTGACCCAACTATCAGTGTACTAATGAACTACCTTTGTTTTTCTTATCATTTTCAAGATACTCATTTTGTGATATGGAAAATGGTGGAATTTGGAGTTGAAGAATCTTGGACTCAATTCCTTAAAATTAGCTATGAAAGACTTCATATCCATCCTTACTCTATGGGCCCATTAGTGCCATTTTATCTTTCGAAAAATGGTGAAACATTGATATTGGCAAACATCTTACAAGACCAAATGATTCTCTATAATCTAAGAGATAATAGGGCTGTGAGAACTAGAATTACAAATAAAATATCTTGGTTCTCTGTTAAGAGTTATGTTAAAAGTATGGCTTCAATTTGTTGAAGGTAAATTTTACTTTCATTAACTCATGTAAGTTGTATAAGGCATGTATGATTATTTTCTTTACTTCAATACTTTGTCTCAGATACACTAAATAAATTGACTGATCATGTTACCATGTCTAGAACTTGATTATTTGGTTTCCTTTTTGAATTATAGGTCCAAATTACTTCTTGAAGCAGATCAACGTTGTTCATGGTACATGACGAGGATTATAGCAGGAAAATGGATTTTTGGAGCTACATTTTGTAATATTACTAGATGTACTTTTGCACTTGAGTTTCCTTTCGGATTTTTAAATTCCTATTGCTTTCTGCATGTTTTCTTATATTTAGTATGCTATTTACTAAGATGGTTTGAAGTTAGACTGATTTATGAAATATCTATCTGGTATGATATTATTAATATGGTGGTTTGAAGTTAGACTAAATTGTGAAATGTCTTGATTACTCTACTTTCTAGTTAGGCTTTAACTTTGAATGTTAAGGTTGATCAAATTATGGATATTCTAATAGAAGAATTAGTTTTTAAATAATTGAAAATATTTAAAATTCAAGTTGAAATAACTGCACATATTTCGGAAGATGACAATCTTGAATTTATTATATCCTTTTAGTATTTAGGAGTTAGATTGTGCGGAGTCTTAGTGTAAAGGTAACATAAGTCTAGGTCTGAATGGTTTTAACTTCTCATTTTTGAAAAGGTTCTAAAATTTAGTTAGAAATTTTTCAGAGATTTTGTTTGATTAGATTCATCATTACACATATTTACCTCGTAgttttgtgttttattttataaatttgATCCATTAGATTAAGACCTTATGAATTGAGAGATTTTAGGTCAATTTCTCTAGTGAGTTATTTGTATAAATTGGTGGTTGAAGTATTGTCTCGACTTTGATTGGTGATGGATAAACTTATCTCCCTTAATCAATCGGTATTTCTTAAAGGAAATATTTGGTTCATAGAATAGTACACGTGGAGCTTGATCTTTACTCCGGGTTTAGAGCGAGATCCTCTAATTTTCTGGTTtcttatttttaatatttaaattatacCCTCATTTTGATGATCCTTATTGTTTAAAATTTGTGGATTATTAAGGCAAACCTTAGTGGTTTTGTGTTGGTTTCGGATCATTGGATCAATTTCTTTAAGATCAGTCTCATTGGGGTTGATGTAGACCCTATTTTTTGGACTCTGCAGGTGATTTTTTCCACTATAAGATTGAATTCCTCTAATTATGACACTTAGGTTTTCCCGTGGGGAGGGGGAGCAATCCTAATCTTGAAACCTCTCATCTTGGGGAGGAGTGAAGGGAGATGTTATAATTGTTTGGATTAAGTGGGATATTGTTTGTAAACATAAGAATAAAGGGGGTGTTGATGGTTACGTATCTGTGATCTACTGTTAGTTCATTTATCTCTTTTGGATAAATGGGGATGGAGGTTGATTACAAATGTGTCTGGTCTTTGATTTGATATTCTTGTAACTATGTGTGATGTTTCTAAAGTTTCTTCTCTTTGGGGGAGGACCCTCAGGTTTTTAGGAAGTATTTACTTTGTGGTGGAAATGGGTATGTCTTTTTGGATCTAAAGAGGATTATCCATTTGATTGATTTTCCTAGGATCTCTGTAAGAAAGTGGGAACATGTGTCTagacttttttttttttggaGGATCATGAGTATGGTCAATTCCCCTTTAAGTTCAAGTTTCTGGTGGTGTTGCTTTATCTACAACCTGCAATGACAATGACTTTGAAATATAGTAAAAACTACTCATGTTTATATTTATAATCTTATTATCAGAGTATCATTTGAATTTCTCTAGGAATGTATCTGCATGATGTTCGTTACCATGATGAGATTATAAGGGTCCAAAGTGTGTGTTAATCAACAATTAATCCACATTGAATGTTAGACCTGATTcttgaaaaaatatatatatatatatatatatatatatatatatatatatatatatatatatatatatatatatatatatatatataatttaaattTAATGGTAGCACATCAGGTTGGTAACATACCTATCTCTATAATATTAATTAGCAACATAGAATCACCAATAGAAGAAAACAACCAAAGAGAAACGGGAGGAAGAGAAACCTTTAGATGTATGTTCAAGTTAAGAACCTGTGAATATTTGATCTTTAAAGGATTGAAATTTTAGACCACATCTTGCATACAAAAAGCCAAAGAAGCTTAAGGGAGAAAATATCTAGaccaaataataataataagcAGGAATGATGGGAGGCAAACAGTGCTTTTCCATCACCTCACAAGTTGAGACACATACCATTTTCTCAGCAAATAGCAAGACTAGACGATTCTAGAAATTTGTGAAAAAGAGACAAGTCACTAATGGAATCCGTTCCTAACTTAGAAGGAATATGAATAGTGAAAGTGGATAAATGCATAGAAGAATAGTTATTTAGAGTTTGAAATTCATGTGATAATGTTCTAGGTCATTCTACACCAACCACCTTTTGGATCAAAGCTTCTAAATCATATGCATAAGGGAACAAGCTTATAGACATAGCTAATTGAGCCGCATGAAGTTGTTGATGCCACGAAGGAATGTATCGTAGACTAAGTGACTTCAAACATAAGAGGTGGATATAAATTGTgatattcaaaattataaaaattgATTTACAAAAACTCTTTGATTAGAAAATGATTTGAGATAGAAAACAAATATAGAGAAATAGAATAATAGAGAAGAGAAAAGACTGAGAAATATGCAGtagaataaaataaataacataaaataaaatactCAGGGGATAGAATGATCACACCAGAGAATTATCTTGGTTTGGGCTTACCATTTTGCTTACTCTTGTCCCCAAGAGTTTTTCCTTGAGATTTTCACTAAAATCAAAGTTGAAATTTTCAATGGATTAACTCAAACAACCTTTCAAGAACAACTTTAACTTTTGTACAAAATCAGCCCAAAAACCTTCTACAAATAAAGAGAGCTTTTATACATGCTTAActaaaaacataaacaatatcttttACACACTCAGTTCAATAACCTTAATCGAACTTTTCATAAGTTCAACTCAATAACATTCACCAAAAAATTTACACAAGTTCATCTCAAATACATCAATACAAATACAATACAATATAAATTTCTAATGAAACTTTTCTCTCTTTTGACAATAAGAAAACTCTAATGAAAAATAACTAAGAAAATAATGAGAGAGAGAGGGTAATAGAAAATAGTTTCTAATAAAAAAACAGGTGTATTTTATATTAATTGAGGAGATACCTTCTTTATATAGGAAAAACTTATGATTTGGTATTTGCACATAAATGGTGTCAACCATTTTATTTGGACATGAGTAACCTATTAACTATCAATTTCCTCTAGTTAACTCTAATCTTAAAGTCAATGATTTGATCTTTTGTAAGAAGATCAAGTTGCAATTCTCTTCCGAGTTAGTTCATCTAATGATTATCACTAAAGTTTATTCTTTGGAAAATAACTTATATCTTTTCCACTTCAATGGTACTATTTCAAATTTGAGAGACTACTAAGAAATAGTATACAAGGTACACAAGTACAATGGTGTGCTCAATAAGACTTATTTCATGTACAAGGATGTGAAATATCATGTTGGAATATTACAAAAACTACGAAGAATCCCAATTCAAATATCAAGCTGCACTCAACTCAAAGAAAGTTATGTAAAGACTCAACTTTTCATTGTTTTTTTTATCATATTGCACAATATTGAACAACAAAATTTGAATAAACATTTGACAATTAACATTATAAAAGAAGCGAACATTCAAATAAAGAACATCTAGACATGAAAATCTACTAAAGAAATAAAGAAGCAAGCTACAAGTAATTACATTGTATAAATTTTCTATTTAAAGGTTAAACACTTATATTTGTGCTTATATTTGTTAACACATGATGTTGAGTGATGTTTATAAATACCATTTCAATTATCAGTTTATTTTATTGTACCTCCGCAAATGGTCAAGTATTGGTTACCTTCTTTGAGAAGACAAAGACATCTATTAGGATTATTTGTTGGTGTTTTAGAAATATAAGATATAGTTAAGTTAGACTAAAATATATCTTAGAGATATTGTAATCGGTTACGTTATAGTGAAAGTCTTTCAACTTTGAGAGGATTGGACATAACTCCGAGTTTTAGGGGTGAATCATTATAAATTCCTTGCGCAAACATTTATTCACTTATCTCTTTAGCATGCATCATTTATGTTCTACTTAAAATTTTCATTGAAAAAAATAAGAATGTTTTAAAGGTTAACACAGTTTAACCACCATGcccatttttttatttttttcactTTCAGTTGGCATCAGAGTTCAAGTCTCTAATTTGAGCACTTAATCGTTTACGAGTAAATGAAATTTGAGAAAAATGATTGAAACTACAAATTATAATGTTGGATTAGCAAGTAGTTATTACTCAATCAAACCTCTTATGTTTGATCGAGTACGATTTTActattaaaaaaaaattatagcTTCTTCATAATCCTAAATTTGGAACTATGAATTATAGTTGTGAAGGGATAAATACAACTTAAAGATGATGAAGGCAAGCATGTGGATCTCTTTACTGTGAATTTACAAAAAGGAAAGATTTTAAGTTATTTATTTTGAAGAATATGATAGGATCACTAATAATGAATTAAAAAATTATGTTTGATTATTTGAGTATTTAATATGAAGGAAACAAGCAAGTAAAATAGTTAAAAACGAAGTTCCATCGTAAAAAATATGATTTGTTCTAAATGGGTAAAGATGAAGACATAAAGACCATATTTTCTAGATTCCAACCTTTATTCACTAGACTTAAAGTTTTGAATAAAATCTACATAACTACAAATTATGTTAATAAAACCATTACGAGTCTTCTAAGGAAATATAGACCAAATCCAATGACTATTTAAGAATTAAGGGATATGCATACATTACTTCTTGAAGATCTTGTTAGCTCTCATCAAAGCCATGAGATAAATATCAATGAATATGAACTAGAAAGGACGCCAAAATATATAGTTTTGAAACTAAAAGAAAAAAGGCCAAGCCCAACGGTATGCAAGTTGAAGAATCTATATATTAAGAATCACAAGAAACAACGCATAAATAAGAAATTCAAGTATTTCAAAGGTTCAAGAGACAAGAAAGAAGTTGACAAAAAGATTATTTTCTATTAGTGCAAATAACTGGAACACTACATAAATTAATTTCCTAAGTTGAAGAAAGGGAGATCCATGAAAAGTTGATCAGGAGGAAATAAGAAAAGACTCATGTTTATATAGGATCAATCTAATGAATTGTTATAGGAAGACGGAGAACATGAAAATTTGGCTTTAATGGACTCCACATTATCTAGTGTGCAACTTGACGAAACAaaaaatgataatgatgaataCACATTATTTTATAAGTTATTCCATGATGAAGTTGTTGTTACCCTGAATGAATTAATTGGTAAGATTCAGAGAATGACTATCAAGTATAAATGTCTAAAAAAGATCTATGACGGGTCATTAGGACATCATGAAAATATAGAGCAATGGAATgatgtttttaaaaaaaatgagAATTATTTTCTAAAAACTCAAACATGTCAATATCGCAAATTGAGTGAATGTAACTCGGAAAAATACAAAGAAATATTTCAAGAAATCCTAGCTAATAACATAAATATAAGAAAGATGACGTCTTTCATCTATGCTTTAAGTAAAATTAGTAAGAAAGTAACTTGTCAGTATAAATATAAACAAAGAGAAATAGATATGACACATGCATTTAGGACATTATATCTTGTGAGGCATCTTCCTAATCAAAAGTATAAATCAATGGCTCTTTATAAGGCATGTCATAAAATGAGAAACTTTTGATAAGTTAATTTGGTTCTAAAAAGTGTGTTTCATCATATTGACCAGTTGAGATTTTAGATATTAACTTGTTTGGGCCAGTAAGAACTAGGTCAGTtaatggtaagaagtatggactagtcattatTGATGACTATAACACGTGAACATGGGTTAAATTTATAATACACAAGTCTCAATGTGTGTTTTTATTATTATATAAACAAGTGCaagtttttgtttttttaatttcaaCCATTAAAAGTGACCATGATGGGGAATTTAAAAATAATATCTTTGAAAGTGCGTATGTGATTTGTGGAACCATGTTTTGCAGGTAATCAAAGAAGCCTTTGATAATGTGCTTTTGATGATGAAAACTAAAAGGAGTGTTTGATAATGTAACCTATATGAAAACTGGCATAACAACCTCTACAACCTATGATGACTCAAATATAAAAAATGGTTAAAGATGCAAGCAGATAAGCTAAGGTTTGATGATCACTACAAACATAAGAAATATCATGTCTGGTGTgtgtaacaacccgtataatatatatctagaataatatcatacaagtgttaaattttggtactgtcacaacataagtgcctaatggaATCAAAATATATATACACGTCCaactaaaacatcaatggaacatcTTATACAATAATGCCAAAaataaaatctaagaactatgtgcaatatctgcattgcacacaactccacagcggaagatcatgctaaacagcaacccttgaaacatccataacagtttctcttagattcaacctgtaaagaatacctgaaaaataacaacaataatgggatgagataataatctcagtgagttctcctatcctatgggtccactcggctctacagggtattctaatcgatattcaactcatatccaactcaagtcaacaagggaacgaaaacttgagcgatggggaaactatctcgcaattgtatggcaacatgcatctgagttctcataactcaaccacgatcattattcagatcacgaaacatcaattcccgatcggacttacgtctaagccaggcccagttcatgcatgctcgtatgattcgactttcgcggtggatatccggtccccctatgggacttaaacccactattgaaaaccatcactcgtatgggactttacccactttgagtctctttcaccgtatgggccttatcccactttggtgtccacctttcccccatgtccgccatggttggggctcaaacccaattgaggctcgaatcattggtctcacatcccaatgcttacacgtctaagcataccaataaagatgtgtaccaccacagaaaaacacacattctgaatacatgatcgattccataatcatcggttccacgaaccatacaaattcatcaatcacaggtgacttcattcaccataatacacaaataataatatgGCATGTTTCATACAttgcgtctcattctcaatcatggtaacaattcgtccacgacctcacataagcatcgtacgaatgaatactgtattctcatacatgtatctcacatgttccataacctagattatctttctaagttattaatcaaattattcttctaggtttcctcactcatctttgtaaggtttttaatcatgttatttcaccttccacataacaacaatatgtaattttcatcatgataaaattcatggcatttataatcacataatattttataacatggaacaataataatagccctttacgttgtctttctaacgcatccggccgtgtccaaaacggagttacaccactcaattaattcattaacctatcttaatcaagatttagattaatatttattcattgcataagtattcaacaacaacctctttggcctagtggtaaggcatgtacagtttcAAGGAGGTCCTGGGTTTGAACCCCCTTGGTGACATATTCTGTATAGACAGAAAAACCACTCACGAAATTGCCCAGAAAGTGAATTTTGttacgcgttaaccggttacctcatagcgttaactggttaacactgtaaaaaaagaagaagaagaagatgaagatgacATGGTGGTGATGGTGGTTCctttctctttctttctctttctcttttcctcttctctactcttctctttcttcttttctttctttctgataactctttctACTTCTTCTTTCAACCCCCACCACACAAcctatatataatatatatatatatatatatatatatatatatatatatatatatatatatatatatatatatatatatataatattaaatagtaatcaaaatatcccaattgatatttcatcttccaactccaattgaccaattattaatgttaccaaaaatgtcctcttctgtaattattaatattggtctgtctctttattaataatcaatcccttcagagttcactggttactctattggtcccaattgacaacatttagagcacaaaggagctctaattgttataactaacaaaagatatagtacacaggtactcaattgatctcaactgacaaccaattgagcatttaagggaatatgggatattacattcttcaccccttaaattgaaattcgcccccgaatttcctttACTCAACAAACGAACAATCCTTGTATCAACGTCCTAGACCAACACTTGACTTCTCTTCGATTCCAAGTCTctgacatactcattcttctaACTTGTCTTTGCTATCAAATTTCCTTCTTTCATTAACTCTCgaaacttcttgatttccatcacaatctcattctgATATTGGATTATCATTTAAACTTGCTTCCACTTAATTCATCTGATATACCGCTCTACCTCAGTTGGTCACTTTCCTCTCAGAATCCACGACTTCCCTTCCTTCCACTGAGTTACACCAAACATAATTACGACATCTTATCTCCacttggttaatcaatactcattaattcttcataagaaaatttagtgattccttaaccacacacaatattgactactctgctcttgttattccttcaacaaatgtGACAAACTTGTAATCCATCTACCGATAATCTTATAAACTTCACCTGGCATAATGCTACATGCTGCAAGCCTCTACTCCAATTGTTTcccttctctcgtactactccaataagatagaaccattagcacgagattatcttactctcatccttacctccattcttacgagtagttatctccctgatccccatagacttgattgagctctttcaTCCATCACCTTCCATTGTGATACTCTGATCCCAATAGTGGAACACTCgggattcctaggcactactgtTTAGCTAACAATCCAAAAAGAAACACACTTACCCTCAGAGTGCCTACTGTCCAAAATGGTACTAGAACCTTACCGACTTCCATTAGTAGAACAACTTCCTTGATGACTCACAAAAGTGTA encodes:
- the LOC127128948 gene encoding F-box/kelch-repeat protein At3g23880, which codes for MNHPPSKPARRPTNASPSPVTFPSDLIVEVLSLLDVKSVMRMRCVSKFCNSLYTDHIFVKLHFNRSLQEPHLALVTTDYDTFRIVPYSVSNLLENPPITLADDPCYVIDNYFYPLDLVHQVIGSCNGLICLLSYSDIDSFFWLSFWNPSTRAMSKQLGFNFGLLNDPTSFKFSFGYDNSTNSYKVVMLKFHSDKLMIVEAKVFSVADNVWREIQNFPAVPFQMIEFRHQVNNGVYLNGTLNWLAIFDFKVTYVEVVISLDLGTETYKQIHLPPSFDEKPYVDPTISVLMNYLCFSYHFQDTHFVIWKMVEFGVEESWTQFLKISYERLHIHPYSMGPLVPFYLSKNGETLILANILQDQMILYNLRDNRAVRTRITNKISWFSVKSYVKSMASIC